Sequence from the Actinomycetota bacterium genome:
ACCGTTCCCACCGACGCCGAGCTGGTCCTGCCCGAGCAGGTCACGGTCGCGCTGACTGAGCTGGCCGGTGCCGCCCGCGAGGGGCTGCTCGCCCTGGCCGTTGGCACTGGCCTGGGGGTGCTGGGGAGCCTGCTGGAGGCTGACGTCGAGCGGCTGGTCGGCCCCAAGGGCCGCCACAACCCCACCCGGGCCGCGGTCCGTCACGGCACCCAGCCCGGCCAGGTCACCCTGGGCGGCCGGCGGGTCCGGGTCGACCGGCCGCGGGTGCGCCGCGCCGACGGCACCGCTGAGCTGGCCCTGCCGACCTGGCAGGCGTTCGCTGGGACCGAGCTGCTGGACCAGCTGGCCCTGGAGCGGATGCTGGCCAAGCTGTCCACCCGCCGCTACCACCATGGGCTGGAGCCGGTCGGCCGCCGAGCCGACCAGGCGAGCTCGGGGACCTCCAGGTCAGCGGTGTCGCGCCGGTTCGTGGCCACCACCGAGCGGGCCCTCGCCGAGCTGCTGGCCGCCGACCTGTCCGGCCTGGACCTGGTGGCGCTGCTGGTCGACGGCATCCGGGTGGCCGAGCACACCTGCGTGGTCGCCCTCGGGATCACCCTGGACGGCACCAAGGTTCCGCTCGCCCTGGCCGAGGGCGCCACCGAGAACGCCACGGTGGTGGGTGACCTGCTGGCCGGCTTGCGCGACCGCGGACTCGACACGACCCGGCCGCTGCTGGTGGTGCTCGACGGCGCCAAGGCCCTGCGCCGTGCGGTCACCGACGTGTTCGACCACCCGGTCATTCAGCGCTGCCAGCTGCATAAGCTGCGCAATGTGACCGACCGGCTCCCCGATGCCGTGGCCTTGGTGGTGG
This genomic interval carries:
- a CDS encoding IS256 family transposase, with translation MPKDTQQTVPTDAELVLPEQVTVALTELAGAAREGLLALAVGTGLGVLGSLLEADVERLVGPKGRHNPTRAAVRHGTQPGQVTLGGRRVRVDRPRVRRADGTAELALPTWQAFAGTELLDQLALERMLAKLSTRRYHHGLEPVGRRADQASSGTSRSAVSRRFVATTERALAELLAADLSGLDLVALLVDGIRVAEHTCVVALGITLDGTKVPLALAEGATENATVVGDLLAGLRDRGLDTTRPLLVVLDGAKALRRAVTDVFDHPVIQRCQLHKLRNVTDRLPDAVALVVAKRMRAAYRNPDPLLAQADLEALARELDRSHPGAAASLREGLAETLTIGRLGVPPTLARTLRSTNSIESMIEICRDHAANVKRWRDGQMVLRWIAAGMGEAARQFRRVNGYLHLPALRAALDATIATVTPTKEDAAA